The following DNA comes from Paenibacillus crassostreae.
TATCATTCATCATTTTATCTTTCCCTTATCTACTTATGGTGGTTTGTATTTCTCCTACTCAATATACCCCATGTTATATTCTGTCATGCACTTCAACTGCAAACACAAATAAACCCAGAGAAAACTCTCAGGGTTTATTTGTATTCACACTATATGAGTTAATGGATCGCTTTCTTCTTGAAGCGTCCGCCTTTGACATCGTGAATGTTACCAATGGCAACGAATGCATTACTATCCCAATCAGATACAATCGTTTTTAACTTAGCTTCTTCAAGCCGAGTAATAACAACGAAGATAACCTTTTTACTCTCTCCAGAGTATGAGCCTTCACCCTCTAGATAGGTTACTCCACGTCCAAGCCGTTGAGTTAATGCATCACCAATTTCTTTGTATTTCTCACTAATAATCCAGACTGACTTCGATTGATCTACACCTTCATTGGTTACGTCAATCAATTTGAAAGCAATGTAATAAGCAATAAGAGAATACATAGCATGGTCCCATCCAAAAACAAATCCAGCACTACTTAGGATGAACACATTAATAAACATAACAACTTCGCCAACCGAGAATGATGATTTCTTGCTCAAAAGAATAGCGACAATCTCTGTACCATCTGTTGACCCACCTGCACGAATTACAAGACCTACACCAACCCCTAGAATTACGCCACCGAATACGGAACCTAGTAATGGATCACTTGTAAACGCTTGTACAGGATGCAATAGATAGGTACCTATAGACATTACAATGATAGAGAATAACGTCGATAATGCAAAGGTCTTACCAATTTGTCTATAGCCAAGAAATAAAAATGGAAGATTAAAAAGTGTTAGAAATATTCCTAATGGTAATCCGGAAAAATGCGATGCCATAATAGACAACCCTGTAATACCGCCATCAATAATATCATTGGGTACTAAGAAAATTTCCAGAGCAACGGCGACAAGACTTGCTCCAATCACCATCATTAGAAATCTAAATAGCTGTTTCCCTATTGAAGGTTGTGTGCTTGGTGGTATATTCGTTATTGCAGGAACTACTTTTTTAACTCTCTTTATCCCCTTACTCATCCAATTCCCCCTATAATTATCCACATCCTTATGTTGTATGACTAATATTATATCACAGCATCCTACGCAATTTTAGAAAACAGCAGCTATTTTATTGAAAAATATATCTTATTGATATAAAATAATTAATCTTTCATCATTTTTAAATTCATAATAATGGTGACAAAATACGACAAAAGACTTCTCCACCTTTCTGCAGAAGAGGTCTAGACTTAAAAGTGCTAAGCTGCATTTCTGTACTGTTCTGCATATCTTCCTCGAAATCTTTCTCAATCCGTTGGATCGTTGCCAAGTCAAATAACACCGCAGTCAGTTCGAAATTACTGAAGAAACTTCGCATATCCATATTCGCTGTTCCTACAGAGGCTAGAATTTCATCAGCGATGATGATTTTCGCATGAATGAATCCTTTGCGGTATTGATAGAATTGAACCCCTACCTCTAACAATTCTTCCACATAAGACAGAGTTGCAAGATGGACCCATAGCGAATCTGGCTTCCAAGGGATAATAATTCTTACATCTACACCGCTAAGTGCTGCTGTTTTGAGGCCTTCATTAATACCTGGATCAGGGATGAAATAGGGAGATGTAATCCAGATCCTTTCTTTAGCTATTGCTATTGCAGTGAAGCACATCTCTTGCAAGGCATCACGTATTTGGTCTGGTCCACTACTCAGTATTTGAACTTGCTGATCCTCACGACATTGATGTTCTGGGAAGAATGAGAGGTCCATCAGGTGCTCATTTGAAGCTAACCTCCAATCATGAAGAAATATAGTCTGTAGGAAATACACCGCATCACCTTCTAGCTGCAAGTGAGTATCACGCCAGAACCCTACTTTTGGGTATAATCCCAAATAGTCATCACCTACATTAAGTCCCCCTGCGAACCCCTTTTTTCCATCAACAATTACAATTTTGCGATGATTACGGTAATTTATTCGGCGATCAACCATAGCTATAATAGGCGGAAGGAAGAAATGAAATTCAACACCAGTCTCTTTAAATCGCTGTATAAATGATCGTTTCAAGTGGTAACTCCCAATCCCATCACAAAGTACCCGTACCTTGATTCCCTCTTGTGACTTCCGAATCATCACATCTTGAAATTCAGTTCCAATCATATCTGGCCTAAAAATGTAGAATTCCACATTTATGTGATTCTCAGCAGATTCCATTGCCTCAAGCATCGCATGATAAGCTATTTGTCCATCCGTAAGGATCTGGCTTTTATTACTTCCTGTTATAGGACTGCCTGGAATTTGAGATATATAGTCAAATAACCGCTTGTTGTATATAAAATCACTATTCTTCATATCTTCAACACTCTCGACAATATTAGCCACCTGCCATAAATGATCGCGAATGTCCTGCACTTGACTTGCTTTTACTGAACGAGTCTTTTTATGTATATTATATTCCTTCGCTACAAAGTAATAGACTATAAATCCAACCAGAGGACAACAAAATAATATTAATATCCATGCGAGTGCTTTGGCAGGATTTCGATATTCAATAATCAGAACAATAGCAACCTGAACGATAAAAACAAATAATATAATAATCAACCACATTCGTTTGATATCCTCCTTTTCAACAAAGATTCACTGTACCGTACAGCATTAACCAACATTTTAGAGATTTATTCAAGACATTTTGGCATGTTTAGCTAAACCATAGAATAAATAGTATATAAACGAGCTATCCCATTTCTTCACCTTAGTGAATAGAAAGGAGCGGCTATGAAAAGCATAAAATTTAAACAGCCATTAACGTTACTAATTGTTCGTGATGCACAACATGCCGTTAAGCAAGTACAACTCTCAAAGCCTTTACTCATTCTTGTTCCCACTGTTGCTATCTTGTCCCTTTCGGGCCTTATTATTTCTATGCAGGTCCAATCTTCACAATTGATCACTCGAATGGAGCAACAATTGAACCATCAGAACGTGACCCATCATCAGATGGAGATTACAGTCATCAATCGAGAAGAAGCCATTTCCAGATTACAAAATGAAATTATTCAGTTATCTTCAGAAGCTCAAGATATGAAAGACAAAATGCAACGTGTCCATGAATTAGAACAAGAGTTGCAGCAATTTATTAAGAAGAACGATACGAGCATGCTGACTGATAGTGACAGTAGTTATATGACCACCCAAAGTAACTTAACTAACGATCTCCCTATGCATGTAGGCGGTGAGTTCATAGCTGTATCCACTAGCGACATTATCAATCTCTCCGAAGAGATCAAGGATGACTATGAAGATCTCCGTAAGTTACTCGATACCATGGAGAGCAATGTACCTCGTACAATTGAAAAAGCACAAGAGACTCAAAATATGTTAGCAGGAATTCCGAATATATGGCCTACTTCCTCCCATGTTATTTCCTCGAGTTTCGGTTATAGGAAAGATCCATTTACGGGAGTAGCCGCTTATCACGCAGGGATTGACATTTCAGGAGATACAGGGGATCCCATCTATGCCGCAGGCGCAGGAACAGTCCTTGAAGCTGATAAACAAGGTGCTCGCGGTCTCTATATAAAGATTCAGCACCCGGATGGGTTACAGACTTCATATATGCATTTAAGCGACATTAAAGTATCTGTAGGAGATCGAATATCTAAGGGTGAAGTGATAGGAGAACTTGGAAATACTGGGCGAAGCACCGGTGCTCATCTGCACTTTCAAGTTGAAAAGAAGAACAATGTCGTAAACCCATTGAACTACATTAAATAAACTTATCAGGAGGGTTATGCTCTCCAAAAACTAAGTTACGCTTTCGATGCTAGTTTATTCGAAGTATATAGCAAGAAGTAATGCTCATAAACTTAGTTTATGCTTACGAAGCGAGTCTTTTTCGATGCATAACTAGATGTAAATCAATAAAAAAGACTTGGTTTATGCTTACGATGCTAGTTTTTTCGAAGATTACTCGAGAAGTAACGCTCAAAAACTTTTAGGAGGTGCAGTATGACGCGATCAAGACGGAATAACAAACAGAACAAAACGATGGATACGCTTATTGGACAAGGCTCAGAGATGACTGGAAAGTTGCACTGTGAGTCTAACCTACGAATTGAAGGGAAGTTTAATGGTGAAATAGAGAGTCAAGGAGAGGTAGTTGTTGGTGAAAATGCAGTAGCTCGTTCTAACATTCAAGCTAAAGAAGTTATTATTGCAGGTAAGGTGTACGGAGATATTGCTGCGGCGGGACGGCTTACGATTACACCTACAGGTCATATGTTTGGTGATGTATCTGCTACCTCTCTTATTATTATGGAAGGTGGATCATTAAGTGGTACAAGTACCATGAACTCAACGACAGAATCTGAGACATCCAAAGATATCGATTCACGATTTTTACAATCAGAAGTTAGTTGATCATCTAATAAGAAAGAGCTGTACCTCCCTTTTTTATTAAAAGGATGGTACAGCCCTTTCTGCGAAAAAAAATACCCTTTTATGTCGAAACATCTCGTTTGTTAAATGCTACCCATGCTAGTAGCATGAACACAACGTAGTATACTCCTAGTATCACTATTGAGAAGAGAAATGTTGACCCTCCCGGTCCAATAGATGAATTAATATATCCGCTTAAATTCATATGTGTGAATATGACATAATCCATCCATTCGTACTTATCTGGATTTAGAATAGCCAAGAGGATATCTTTAGTGAACAAGATCAATAATGACATAGAGATCGCAAAAGTATTGGAACGAAATAAGGTCGATATCATAAATGCGATCGTAATGATTAGCAATAGTTCAATATAATTAGCACCGAATGTCATGAACGTGTAAGTCATATCACTCCAAGAACTAGAGTTAAGGCCTAAGTTCCCCTCGTAACCGAACCAAATATTAGAAGAGAGAAATGATATTCCAAAAAGTAATAGGGTGCTCAATAGACTAAATAATATAACTGAAATATATTTAGACAATAGAATTTTCGAGCGACTCCAAGGACGAATCAGAAGCAACTTAATCGTTCCTCCAGAAAATTCACTAGCAACCGAATCAGCTGCAATAACAACACTAAATATAATATTCAGAAAAAATGTAAAGGACATCGAAAGAACAGTAACTTCCCAGACATTACTTTGTTCCTGTCCACCTATCAGAGAAAACACAAACGGCATCAACGCACTAAAGATAACTATAATACTCAACATGATCCATGTACGAATGCGGTAATATATTTTCATATTTTCATTTAATACTAGTTGGTAGAAGCTAGCCAATTTGCTCACTTCCTGTCATCTCCAAGAATTGATCCTCGAGCGAACGAGAAACTTCTTGTATACTATATACTTTGATGCCTGCTTGAACGAATCGTGCATTAATATCAGCCGCTTCTTCACGAGATACCTTTAATATAAGCTGATTATTCTCTACTCGATCAATCTGAATGATACCCAGTAATTCTGCAGCAGTTTCAGTCTGATCAACCTCAAATGCTATTTCAGTTGCGGTTACGGCCACGCCTACATCATTCTTCAATTTACGAACATCAATTAATCGCCCATTCTGAATAATAGCCACGCTATCACACATGAGTTCCATCTCAGATAGTAAGTGGCTTGATACGAATACCGTCGTACCTTCAATTTTACAAAGGTTCCTAAGATAATCACGTAGTTCACGAATACCTTGAGGATCTAGTCCATTTGTAGGTTCGTCCAAAATAAGTAATTTCGGATTATGCAAAATCGCTTGAGCTACCCCTAATCTCTGTCTCATTCCAAGTGAGTACGTTTTAACCTTGTCATGGATTCTATTATCGAGTCCCACAAGAGAAATAACTTCTATGATTCGTTGTTTCGTAATACCAGGCATCATTCGAGCAAAATGTCGTAAATTCTGATAGCCACTCAAATATTTGTACATTTCAGGATTCTCAACAATAGCTCCAACATTCGCTATAGCTGCTTCAAAATTATCCTTAATACTATGCCCACTTATCTTAATATCTCCCCGGCTAATCGATATTAAGCCCACCATCATTCGAATTGTCGTGGTCTTCCCCGCTCCATTCGGTCCAAGAAATCCAAATACTTGTCCCGGTTCAATTTCTAGGTTGAGGTTGTCTATGATTGCCTTTGAGGAAATCATCTTAGAGACGTCCTCGAACCGAACAACCGGTTCCTGTTCCATATTATTCACCCCTTTAAAGATAACTAGCACATAGACCATGGATTAGTCTCTATGTAGTTTAGCACATTATTCGCTCAATTATCTATAATTTGGAAATCACTACTTGGTTTACAGCCGATAACTTCACATTCAGAGCAATATCCCATGGAGATCTCATACTGATAAAATCCTGTTTTAAAAATGACAGTTGCCTTATCTACCGAAACAAGCTGCTCACAAAACACACAGAAAAACTGAAATCCTTCCATCATCAAAAAAACCTACCCCTCAAAGGATTCATCCCTGTAATTCGACAAAATCTACTGATCATGCCTTATAAGATACAATATGTATCATTAACAGTAATTTACTTGACATCCAGTATATTGTCAAGGATTTCCTTTGAATATTGAAGTTGGTTAATGTAATTTAGCCCACAATTTTCGACTGCCTTCATCCAATTTTTCAATATCAGAAATAATAAATCTGCGACCATCGGTACTCGTCAGTAACCAACTTATTGGGCTCATTGGATGTAAATTTTCAACCATTTCATTCATTCGAAAGCTAATTCTACCATAATTAGTGTTAATCTCCCATAACCATTCTTTACTATCTCGCTTTAAAGAAATAATATTCACGATAGTAGGAACCACATAATACCGCTGAAGTTCTTGCTCTGCCTCATTCCTACTCTTCTCTTCTAATCCTGAAAGATCTTCTATTATTGTAATTTCCACATCAGCTTCTGAGCGAACTGAAATATATTGACTAGGCATGGTCAATGGAAATATTCGAATCAATTTTACACCGCTATAATGCTTTCCGTCTTTATTCATTTCAAGTGTCCCAACAGCGTTCCTCATCAGCTCTATCAAATATTCCACTTCCTCCTTACTTCACTGATTCTCTACTGTCTGTAGATGCTCTTCAATTAATTGATGGACTCGTTCTTTCTCTGAAGATTCAATAACGTAATAATATATCCCATTTATCTTCTTGCCTTGGCCGTTTAACTCAAACGTTTCAATCTGATTCAGACCGGAGCGATAATCTGTTAGAAACTTTTTCATCTCATCGAAGGTTATATCTGTTTTTACATTGTTCCCAACTTCATCAATCATGGATTTGACATGTACGATATTCGTAACCTTAAGAGCATTCTTTATTATTTGCTTCAGGATCTCACGTTGTCTGGTGTTACGTCCGAAATCACCACGCGGATCATCATAGCGCATACGCGAATAAGCAAGTGCTTCATCACCACTTAATTCTAAATGCCCTTCTGCGAATTCATAACCTAAATACTGAAAAGAAAATGAATTCTCAACTTCTACTCCGCCCAGTAAATCTATAATTTGGCTAAAACCCTCCATGTTAACCTTAATGTAATAATGAATTGGCATGTCAAGGAAATTCTCCACAGTCTGAATAGTCATATTCACTCCACCAAAAGCGTAGGCGTGATTGATTTTATCTGTCGTACCATACCCTATAATTTCAGTTCGTGTATCTCTTGGAATATTGAACATAAGAATGGATTCTTTGGATGGGTTCACACTTAGAACTATCAACGTATCAGAGCGACCGACATCGTTCTCTCGCTGATCTACCCCCATAACTAGTACCGTGAAAGATTCCTGCTTATCCATTCTTACCGTCCTACTGCCCTGAGTATCCGTACTTATTGTGTTAGTAGTTGTCTGTATCGATTCACTGGGTTCACTAGGCTCTCTGGGTTCATAGATCGCATTAACAGTCGATTTCACAGATACATATAAATAGATTCCATATCCAACTATAATGAAAATAAATAATGATAACGCTATCAAAACTATTTTTACCCATCGTTTCATGAAGTTTTCCCCTTTATACTTCATTTAGATAAAGTTTAATGGAGGACAGATGTTTCACGTATATCGTCAACGATCGTACTTAAGTTTGGTCGGCCAACCGAGTAATACCTAAAGGGTGAACTCGCGATTTCCTCTGAACCATATACATTTCGACCATCAATCATGATAGATTGCTTCATGACAGACGCAAGTTCTACAAGTTCAATGACTGCGAACTCTGACCATTCTGTTAATAAGCAGATAGCGTCACAATCCTTAGCCGCTTCTAAAGCGCTCTTCGACCATTCGATCTCTGGTGCATCAAATATATTTCTAAAGTTATCAACAGCGATCGGATCATAGGCTTGAACATATGCACCCTTCTTGATTAGAGTACTGATAATATCAATCGCGGGTGCATCTCGAACATCATCTGTATTAGGCTTAAAAGCTAATCCCCAAACCCCTATTCTCTGACCATTCAATGTCCCAAGTGCATCCTCTAGCTTATGGATGACATTAAATCGTTGATCCTTATTCACTTCAACAACTGACTTTAGTAGTTTAAACTCATAATCTACATTCCCAGCGATTTGAATAAGTGCTTCTGTGTCTTTTGGGAAACAGGAGCCCCCATAACCAATTCCAGCTTGGAGAAAAGAAGGTCCGATACGCTTGTCATATCCCATACCTTCCGCCACCTTCGTTACATCAGCTCCAACCTTTTCACATATGTTTGCAATCTCATTAATAAATGAGATTTTAGTAGCCAGGAATGCATTGGAAGCATATTTGATCATTTCGCTTGAGCGAATATCCGTGATCACGATATGATCCGTTAAAGATTTATGAAGATTCACCAAAGTTTCTATCACCTTCGGATTATCAACTCCGATGACAACACGATCAGGGAATAATGTATCCTTGATCGCCGTGCCTTCTCGAAGAAATTCTGGTATAGACACGATATCGAATGGATGATCTGTTAATTCACTAATCCATTCCTTTACCTTATAGTTCGTTCCGACAGGAACCGTACTCTTTGTCACCACTATTTTATATTCATCCATCACAGATCCAATCTCTTTAGCAACCTGCTCAATATAGCTCAGATTAGCTTCTCCATTCGGCAATGAGGGAGTTCCAACAGCAATGATGATCATTTCTGAATTCCTTACAGCTTCCCCAATATCAGTTGTAAATGATAGTTTACCCGCTGCGACATTATGTTGCGCTAATTCTTGAAGACCAGGTTCGTAGATAGGAATTTCTCCATTCCGTAGTAACTCCACTTTACTGGAATCATTATCTACACATACCACATGATTCCCAATTTCCGAAAAGCAAACACCTGATACTAATCCAACATATCCTGTACCTATCACTGCTATTCTCATAAACTCACTCCTCTATTATTTCTTATGTATCTATAATGCAATCCTTAGAATGCATCTTTGGCTCTTAATAACATTCTTACCGTTCTGAGAATAATTCGAAGATCATACCAAATACTTCTCCGCTCTATATATTGAATGTCCAGTTCCACCATTTCTTCAAATCCAACACTATTTCTACCACTTACTTGCCAAAGACCTGTACAACCGGGTGTTACACGAAGCCTTTGTTTGTCATATGAGGTATAGTTCTCAACCTCTCTAACTAAAGGTGGTCTAGGACCTACCATGCTCATATCTCCACGAAGAACATTCCATAGTTGAGGTAATTCATCTATACTTGTTCTGCGAATGACTTTTCCGATTTTTGTAATACGAGGATCGTTCTTCATCTTAAACATGGCTCCACTGACTTCATTTTGATCGAGTAACTCATCAAGTAAGTCTTCTGCATTTGAGACCATCGAGCGGAATTTGAACATATGAAATCTTCTCTCATTTTTACCTACACGAATTTGATGAAAGAAAACAGGCCCTTTGGGATCTTCTATTTTAATAAGTAACGCTATAAATACAAATAAAGGGGACATAAAGAGGAGACCCACTAGAGCACCCATTATATCCATCATTCTCTTCATGAATATATATGATTTATCAGAATGGGAACGTTTAGGTACTACATGTGGGTAAGATAAGTGTTTCTCAAGGAGCAACTCAACTTCATTCCTTTGAGATGTTGGAATCATTTATATCCGCCCCCTACCCATCAACGATTGTTGTGTTGTTTGTTTCTCCATTAATTCTTCGAGAGCAGCTAACATTGGGAGTCTTAATTCACTATTCTGAAGGGCGAAATCCAAGGTTGTTAAAATAAACCCTAGCTTCTCCCCTACATCGTAACGGATACCTTCGAAATCATAAGCGTATACTCCTTGATGTTCATTCAGTAATTGGATGGCATCAGTCAACTGAATTTCTCCACCAGCACCAATTCTTTGTTCATCTAAATATTGAAATATTTCCGGTGATAATACATACCTACCCATAATCGCAAGATTAGAAGGGGCCGACCCTTGTGCTGGTTTTTCAACAAATCGATGAACTGAATTTAATCTACCTTGTGGGTTCAGAGGGTCTATAATGCCATAACGATGAGTATGCTGAGGTAAAACGGTCTGTACACCTACAATAGAGCGTCCCATGATCTCGTATTGCTCAATTAACTGCCTTGTGCAAGGTACTTCTGATACAACAATATCATCACCAAGTAGTACAGCAAACGGTTCATCTCCGATAAAGTTTCTAGCACACCATACCGCATGACCTAGCCCTTTAGCTTCTTTCTGTCTAATATAATGAATATCTACATTTGAAGATTTACGAACTTCTTCTAGTAATTCTAGCTTTCCTTGCCCAATGAGTGTTTGTTCTAGTTCGAATGCATTATCGAAGTGATCTTCGATCGCCCTCTTCCCCTTGCCGGTTACAATAATAATGTCCTCAATACCAGAAGCGATTGCCTCTTCAACGATGTATTGAATCGTAGGTTTATCAACGATGGGTAGCATTTCCTTCGGCATCGCCTTAGTGGCAGGTAAGAACCGGGTACCTAAACCAGCTGCTGGAATAATTGCTTTTCTTACTTTTCTCATCATTTTTCACCCTATCCTTCTATCTTTTTTTAAAAGCTCAGCGCCATAACAACGAGCTACGTTTTACCTTTTCATCTTCTTTAGTAACTATTGGCAGATTCTCTACTACAAGTTGTGCATTCAATTTCAAATCATTCACAAGTGCATTCCCGAATATTTTACCGATGGTAGCGTAAGATTCCTTCAATGCAAAGTTCCTTCGTATGACATGATGGGCATCAGATGAAATGAAATGTAAATAATTCTTCTTACATAAATGGAAACACCACTTCTGAACTTTTCTTCCGAAAAGTCCTGTAATTGAGTGAGCAGTAATTTGAAATAGAACACCTTGCTTGATTAATTGATCAACCAATCTGGGGGAATGCACGATTTCGGCATTTCGTTCAGGATGGGCAATAATCGGTGTGATATGATTTATCTTCAATTCGTGGAGTACATCGTTGAAATAGACTGGTACGCGCTTGAAGGGAAGTTCTAGTAACATATACCTACTATTCGCAAGTGTGCAAAGTTTACCTTGATACAATTCATGAATAATTAAAGGATGAACGTGAACTTCTTGCCCATACTTTATCTGTAGCGATATCTGACGCTGTGATAGTTCCAAATTTAACTGATCGACGGCTTTTTTAACGACTTCTGAAGGTGTAGTATACCTTCCATTCAGATGATGTGGAGTAGCAATAATAGTTGATATTCCAGATGACACTGCCATTTCTGAAAGTTCAATCGACTGTTGCAGTGTTGGGGGTCCATCATCAACGCCAGGTAGGATATGGCAGTGGATATCAATCATTTATCATCATCCTCAATATTATGATCACCTAAGTTCATTAAGATTTGTATTAATATTAATGAATATCTAGAACTAATGACACTTTGTAATGATTTATAGTAGAATAAATGAAAGTGTATTCACTATAGTCATTTACGAAATTAAAAAAATACATTAATATATTTATGCTTATGGATTGTTTGTTTATGTTTAGAGGTTAAGAAATAATCTAAATGGATCAACATTTTTTTCAAAAGAGACTTATTATACAATTGGTTTTCTTTAGCGTTATGAAAATCAACCCGATATTGAAATCTATGCTCATATATTCCTTTGGCTATAAGATTGCCTGTAAGGATAACCTTAGAAGTATTGTTTTCAATTTCAAATCCATATACTACATAGGAGAACATGGGCAGATCTAGATCACTTAAGAAGCCAATGGTATTATCGCCTAATTCCATTAAGAATATGGGACGACGCTTGCTGTTCACCTTTACGCCTCTAACCTCTCTAATATAGAGATGTGCGTTTAAAGTGAGATTAGCCCAATCATGAATGTTGGGTTTCATAGTTTCATTCCTTTTCAAAAAAAGTGGTTAATGTTTAGAAATAAACTATGCGGGTAATATATTACTGATACATTTAGTATCTACACACCTACTCGATGATACTTTAAGTATCTACTTTACTTAATTTACGATACAGAACGTATCATGTCAAGACTTAAATTTTATATCACTCACTTACTTAATAAATTACTAGTAGAATTCATAGACATAGGATTTTAACAGGAGGCTAATTCATGAATCATGAGAATCGTATTGCTCAATTAAGAGAGGCTCAAGGCTGGACACAGGAAGAGCTCTCGCGATCCATCGGTATAACAAGAGCTTCTCTCTCTCATTACGAGAAGAATCGAAGAAAGCCAGATTTTGAGATACTAACTAAACTCGCTGACGCATTCAATGTATCCATCGATTACCTTATCGGTAGAACAAATCAGTCAGACTTATCTATGGATGAAGGTGTTCGTGACTTTGTAGACAATCTAGAACTATCAGATAACAAACTGTTGGATAAATTCAATCTAACGATTGATGGACGTAGTCTTTCGGAGGATGAAGCTAAACGGTTTATTGCTTTTGTTCGTATGGAACGAACGCTGAAGTAGACTCCTGCATATAAATAGAAACGCCTTGGCCCAAAAACTTTTGAGGCAAAGGCGTTTCTATGTTAACAGTTCATGTGACCTGATGAAACATACTTACTTTTGTTCTACTCTTATGTATTCTTTCCACTTATCGGTTTGAATGCTGCATTGTTCCATAATTTTAATAATATCCAAATCCACTTTCTCCGGTATCCCTAGATTTAACCGGGCCTCATTT
Coding sequences within:
- a CDS encoding YitT family protein, whose amino-acid sequence is MSKGIKRVKKVVPAITNIPPSTQPSIGKQLFRFLMMVIGASLVAVALEIFLVPNDIIDGGITGLSIMASHFSGLPLGIFLTLFNLPFLFLGYRQIGKTFALSTLFSIIVMSIGTYLLHPVQAFTSDPLLGSVFGGVILGVGVGLVIRAGGSTDGTEIVAILLSKKSSFSVGEVVMFINVFILSSAGFVFGWDHAMYSLIAYYIAFKLIDVTNEGVDQSKSVWIISEKYKEIGDALTQRLGRGVTYLEGEGSYSGESKKVIFVVITRLEEAKLKTIVSDWDSNAFVAIGNIHDVKGGRFKKKAIH
- the cls gene encoding cardiolipin synthase, which encodes MWLIIILFVFIVQVAIVLIIEYRNPAKALAWILILFCCPLVGFIVYYFVAKEYNIHKKTRSVKASQVQDIRDHLWQVANIVESVEDMKNSDFIYNKRLFDYISQIPGSPITGSNKSQILTDGQIAYHAMLEAMESAENHINVEFYIFRPDMIGTEFQDVMIRKSQEGIKVRVLCDGIGSYHLKRSFIQRFKETGVEFHFFLPPIIAMVDRRINYRNHRKIVIVDGKKGFAGGLNVGDDYLGLYPKVGFWRDTHLQLEGDAVYFLQTIFLHDWRLASNEHLMDLSFFPEHQCREDQQVQILSSGPDQIRDALQEMCFTAIAIAKERIWITSPYFIPDPGINEGLKTAALSGVDVRIIIPWKPDSLWVHLATLSYVEELLEVGVQFYQYRKGFIHAKIIIADEILASVGTANMDMRSFFSNFELTAVLFDLATIQRIEKDFEEDMQNSTEMQLSTFKSRPLLQKGGEVFCRILSPLL
- a CDS encoding M23 family metallopeptidase, which produces MKSIKFKQPLTLLIVRDAQHAVKQVQLSKPLLILVPTVAILSLSGLIISMQVQSSQLITRMEQQLNHQNVTHHQMEITVINREEAISRLQNEIIQLSSEAQDMKDKMQRVHELEQELQQFIKKNDTSMLTDSDSSYMTTQSNLTNDLPMHVGGEFIAVSTSDIINLSEEIKDDYEDLRKLLDTMESNVPRTIEKAQETQNMLAGIPNIWPTSSHVISSSFGYRKDPFTGVAAYHAGIDISGDTGDPIYAAGAGTVLEADKQGARGLYIKIQHPDGLQTSYMHLSDIKVSVGDRISKGEVIGELGNTGRSTGAHLHFQVEKKNNVVNPLNYIK
- a CDS encoding bactofilin family protein; protein product: MTRSRRNNKQNKTMDTLIGQGSEMTGKLHCESNLRIEGKFNGEIESQGEVVVGENAVARSNIQAKEVIIAGKVYGDIAAAGRLTITPTGHMFGDVSATSLIIMEGGSLSGTSTMNSTTESETSKDIDSRFLQSEVS
- a CDS encoding ABC transporter permease, with product MSKLASFYQLVLNENMKIYYRIRTWIMLSIIVIFSALMPFVFSLIGGQEQSNVWEVTVLSMSFTFFLNIIFSVVIAADSVASEFSGGTIKLLLIRPWSRSKILLSKYISVILFSLLSTLLLFGISFLSSNIWFGYEGNLGLNSSSWSDMTYTFMTFGANYIELLLIITIAFMISTLFRSNTFAISMSLLILFTKDILLAILNPDKYEWMDYVIFTHMNLSGYINSSIGPGGSTFLFSIVILGVYYVVFMLLAWVAFNKRDVST
- a CDS encoding ABC transporter ATP-binding protein, whose translation is MEQEPVVRFEDVSKMISSKAIIDNLNLEIEPGQVFGFLGPNGAGKTTTIRMMVGLISISRGDIKISGHSIKDNFEAAIANVGAIVENPEMYKYLSGYQNLRHFARMMPGITKQRIIEVISLVGLDNRIHDKVKTYSLGMRQRLGVAQAILHNPKLLILDEPTNGLDPQGIRELRDYLRNLCKIEGTTVFVSSHLLSEMELMCDSVAIIQNGRLIDVRKLKNDVGVAVTATEIAFEVDQTETAAELLGIIQIDRVENNQLILKVSREEAADINARFVQAGIKVYSIQEVSRSLEDQFLEMTGSEQIG
- a CDS encoding DUF1854 domain-containing protein, giving the protein MIELMRNAVGTLEMNKDGKHYSGVKLIRIFPLTMPSQYISVRSEADVEITIIEDLSGLEEKSRNEAEQELQRYYVVPTIVNIISLKRDSKEWLWEINTNYGRISFRMNEMVENLHPMSPISWLLTSTDGRRFIISDIEKLDEGSRKLWAKLH
- a CDS encoding LCP family protein produces the protein MKRWVKIVLIALSLFIFIIVGYGIYLYVSVKSTVNAIYEPREPSEPSESIQTTTNTISTDTQGSRTVRMDKQESFTVLVMGVDQRENDVGRSDTLIVLSVNPSKESILMFNIPRDTRTEIIGYGTTDKINHAYAFGGVNMTIQTVENFLDMPIHYYIKVNMEGFSQIIDLLGGVEVENSFSFQYLGYEFAEGHLELSGDEALAYSRMRYDDPRGDFGRNTRQREILKQIIKNALKVTNIVHVKSMIDEVGNNVKTDITFDEMKKFLTDYRSGLNQIETFELNGQGKKINGIYYYVIESSEKERVHQLIEEHLQTVENQ